A genomic segment from Halomonas sp. GD1P12 encodes:
- a CDS encoding ABC transporter ATP-binding protein, with protein sequence MALLEVSGLDVRFALRQGEVRALRDVSFTLDRGERLGIVGESGAGKSVAAFSLLNLIAKPGFIAGGSVTFEGQTLNTMSERALRKVRGHRISMIFQDPMMTLNPVLSIGEQMVECLKAHRRISSKAARAIALDKLQQVQIPSPEKRLDQYPHELSGGMRQRIIIAIALLLDPDIIIADEPTTALDVTIQAEIMALLLDLCEQHNVGLILITHDLGVVSQVTQRMLVMYAGRVIEQGPTREIINDPQHPYTQGLINALPQMATPGEKLNQIRGSMPSLSNLPSGCAFHPRCDFRIRSNGEPRAACVEQVPGFVDTGNCRVACHMVAEMLEDRRLKEETP encoded by the coding sequence ATGGCACTACTCGAAGTTTCAGGACTCGACGTGCGCTTTGCGCTGCGCCAGGGCGAAGTACGCGCGCTGCGCGACGTCAGCTTCACCCTGGACCGGGGCGAGCGCCTCGGCATCGTTGGCGAATCCGGCGCGGGCAAATCCGTGGCGGCCTTCTCGCTTTTGAACCTGATCGCCAAACCCGGCTTTATCGCTGGCGGTAGCGTCACGTTCGAGGGCCAAACGCTCAACACGATGTCCGAGCGGGCACTCAGGAAGGTACGCGGCCACCGTATCTCGATGATCTTCCAGGACCCGATGATGACGCTCAACCCGGTGCTGTCGATCGGCGAGCAGATGGTGGAGTGTCTGAAAGCGCACCGCCGGATCTCCAGCAAAGCCGCCCGCGCCATTGCGCTGGACAAGCTCCAGCAGGTGCAGATCCCGTCGCCGGAAAAGCGCCTCGATCAATACCCGCACGAGCTCTCCGGCGGCATGCGCCAACGCATCATCATCGCCATCGCGCTGCTGCTCGATCCGGACATCATCATCGCCGACGAGCCCACTACCGCGTTGGATGTCACCATCCAGGCCGAAATCATGGCGCTGCTGCTCGATTTGTGCGAGCAGCACAACGTCGGTTTGATCCTGATCACCCACGACCTGGGTGTGGTTAGCCAGGTCACCCAACGCATGCTGGTGATGTACGCCGGACGGGTGATCGAGCAGGGCCCGACCCGCGAAATCATCAACGACCCGCAGCACCCCTACACCCAAGGGCTGATCAACGCTCTACCGCAAATGGCCACGCCCGGCGAGAAGCTCAACCAGATCCGCGGCAGCATGCCCTCACTTTCCAATTTGCCCAGCGGCTGCGCCTTTCATCCGCGCTGCGACTTTCGCATTCGCTCAAACGGCGAGCCGCGCGCGGCGTGCGTCGAGCAGGTGCCCGGCTTCGTCGACAC
- a CDS encoding ABC transporter permease translates to MSATTAPSRWERLRDSYLWYSFKRDRTAQLCLFVFICLVIAAFAAPLIAPTDPYDLRQINILDSELPPFWIDGFDERYTLGTDAQGRDLWSIILYGTRVSLLIGFGAVILQALIGVTFGLMAGYLGGRVDALLMRLADIQLSFSTLMVAIVVGAVVKATMGSAFYSQYAVIMLILIIGLAEWPQYARTVRASVLAERGKEYVDAARVMGLKSRRIMFRHVLPNTLSPIFVISTVQIANAIISEAALSFLGLGMPETHPSLGSLIKAGFDYIQSGSWWITLIPGAVLVVLVLSINLLGDWLRDVMNPRLYKG, encoded by the coding sequence ATGAGTGCCACGACCGCCCCGAGCCGCTGGGAGCGCCTGCGCGACTCCTATCTGTGGTACAGCTTCAAGCGCGACCGCACCGCCCAGCTGTGCCTTTTCGTCTTCATTTGTTTGGTGATCGCAGCGTTTGCCGCGCCGTTGATCGCCCCGACCGACCCCTATGATCTGCGTCAGATCAACATTCTCGACTCGGAATTGCCGCCGTTCTGGATCGACGGTTTCGATGAGCGCTACACCCTGGGCACCGACGCTCAGGGGCGCGATCTCTGGTCGATCATTCTTTACGGGACGCGCGTGTCGCTTCTGATCGGCTTCGGCGCGGTGATTCTGCAGGCGCTGATTGGCGTCACGTTTGGCCTGATGGCCGGCTACCTTGGCGGGCGCGTGGACGCGCTGTTGATGCGCCTGGCCGACATCCAGCTGTCGTTTTCGACGCTAATGGTGGCCATCGTGGTCGGCGCGGTGGTCAAGGCGACCATGGGTAGCGCCTTTTACAGCCAGTACGCGGTGATCATGCTGATTCTGATCATCGGCCTGGCCGAGTGGCCGCAGTACGCGCGCACCGTGCGCGCCTCGGTGCTGGCCGAGCGGGGCAAGGAGTACGTCGACGCCGCCCGCGTGATGGGACTCAAGAGCCGGCGCATCATGTTTCGCCACGTGCTGCCCAATACGCTGTCGCCCATTTTCGTCATCTCCACGGTACAGATCGCCAACGCCATCATCTCCGAGGCGGCGCTCTCGTTTCTGGGCCTTGGCATGCCGGAGACCCACCCGTCGCTTGGCTCGTTGATCAAGGCCGGGTTCGACTATATCCAGTCCGGCTCCTGGTGGATCACGCTGATTCCGGGTGCGGTGCTGGTGGTGCTGGTGCTCTCGATCAATTTGCTCGGTGACTGGCTGCGCGATGTCATGAACCCACGACTCTACAAGGGGTGA
- a CDS encoding ABC transporter permease, with protein MIAFLIKRLMHAVLVMFVISVLAFAIQDNLGDPVQQLVGQSVPESEREALRERLGLNDPFLVQYARFATNALQGDFGQSYFYREPALEVIARHLPATLELVFAATLIIVVLSVPIGVYSAIKPRSLVSRFFMGVSIIGISVPVFLTAIVLIQIFSIGITITLFPEQTAWGAWLNGVLSTSGNMPSFGRGYDLVHVVGHWDTNLASLNGLQHLVLPAISLASIMLPLFIRLIRAEMMEVLQSEYVKYARAKGISMRRIYFVHALKNTMLPVITVGGVQIGTMVAYTILTETVFQWPGMGLMFLEAINRADIPLIVSYLMIVGVIFVVTNTIVDLIYGFVNPTVKLTGKPA; from the coding sequence ATGATTGCATTTCTCATCAAGCGGCTGATGCACGCGGTACTGGTGATGTTCGTCATCAGCGTGCTGGCCTTCGCCATTCAGGACAACCTGGGTGACCCGGTACAACAGCTGGTGGGTCAGTCGGTCCCCGAAAGCGAGCGCGAGGCGCTGCGCGAGCGTTTGGGTCTCAACGACCCCTTCCTGGTGCAGTACGCGCGCTTTGCCACAAACGCCCTTCAGGGCGACTTCGGCCAGTCCTATTTCTACCGCGAGCCGGCGCTGGAGGTCATCGCCCGCCACCTGCCGGCAACGCTCGAGCTGGTGTTCGCTGCCACGCTGATCATCGTCGTGCTGTCGGTGCCGATCGGGGTTTACAGCGCGATCAAGCCGCGATCCCTCGTGTCGCGCTTTTTCATGGGTGTATCGATCATCGGTATCTCGGTCCCGGTTTTTTTGACCGCGATCGTGTTGATCCAGATTTTTTCGATCGGTATCACGATCACGCTCTTTCCCGAGCAGACGGCCTGGGGTGCCTGGCTCAACGGGGTGCTCTCGACCTCGGGTAACATGCCCTCCTTCGGTCGCGGGTATGATCTCGTCCACGTGGTCGGCCACTGGGACACTAATCTGGCGAGCCTGAACGGTTTACAGCATCTGGTGCTGCCCGCCATTTCGCTCGCCTCGATCATGCTGCCGCTGTTCATTCGCCTGATTCGCGCCGAGATGATGGAAGTGCTGCAGTCCGAGTACGTGAAGTACGCCCGCGCCAAGGGCATTTCGATGCGCCGCATCTACTTCGTTCACGCGCTCAAGAACACCATGCTGCCGGTCATTACGGTCGGCGGCGTGCAGATCGGCACGATGGTCGCCTATACCATCCTGACCGAAACCGTTTTCCAATGGCCCGGCATGGGACTGATGTTCCTGGAAGCGATCAACCGGGCCGACATTCCGCTGATCGTCAGCTACCTGATGATCGTCGGCGTCATTTTCGTGGTGACGAACACCATCGTGGATTTGATCTACGGCTTCGTTAACCCCACCGTCAAACTGACAGGTAAGCCCGCATGA
- a CDS encoding ABC transporter substrate-binding protein: MTSKKAVFKKTLLASIIGAAFAGSALVSTAASAETLRIGYAADPETLDIHEQLSGGMLRFSHLSFDPLVRWTKDFQFEPRLATEWEQVDDTHLRMTLREGVTFHSGNEFTAKDVVWTIERLKESPDYRAIFEPVESAEAIDDYTVEITTAEPYPLLLNLATYIFPMDSEFYTGETEDGSDKSEIVKAGDSFASRNISGTGPFEVTSRRQGVQVDFERFDDYWDTESEGNVSEIILTPISENASRVAALLSGGVDFIDAVPPNDLDRVREAQNINLIEVPGTRIIGFQLNEERVEAFQDVRVRQAVDLAINQEGIADRLMRGFATPAGQLSAEGYVGHNPELVPRYDIERAQELMTEAGYEDGFTIDMIAPNNRYVNDAQIAQAVANMLSRINITVNLRTMPLAQYWPEYDERGSDMAMVGWHSDTEDTANLFQYLTFCPDEETGAGQYNYGGYCNEEIDALVTEADSETDLEKRAEMLKEAEAMLYEDVGYITLHWQNLAYAAADGVDIEPVVNAIDFPYLGDLVITR; the protein is encoded by the coding sequence ATGACGTCCAAAAAAGCCGTTTTTAAAAAAACCCTGCTGGCTTCGATCATCGGCGCAGCCTTTGCAGGCTCCGCGCTTGTGTCGACGGCGGCGAGCGCCGAAACACTGCGTATCGGCTACGCTGCCGACCCGGAAACGCTGGATATTCACGAGCAACTCTCCGGCGGTATGCTGCGCTTTTCACATCTCTCTTTCGACCCCCTGGTGCGTTGGACCAAGGATTTCCAGTTCGAGCCGCGCCTGGCCACTGAGTGGGAACAAGTCGACGATACGCACCTGCGCATGACGCTGCGTGAAGGGGTGACCTTCCACTCCGGCAACGAGTTCACCGCCAAGGACGTGGTCTGGACCATCGAGCGTCTCAAGGAGAGCCCGGACTACCGCGCGATCTTCGAGCCGGTCGAAAGTGCAGAAGCCATCGACGACTACACCGTCGAAATCACCACTGCCGAGCCCTATCCGCTGCTACTCAACCTGGCCACCTACATCTTCCCGATGGACAGTGAGTTCTATACCGGTGAGACAGAGGATGGCAGCGACAAGTCTGAAATCGTCAAGGCAGGCGACTCCTTTGCCTCGCGCAATATCTCGGGCACCGGACCTTTCGAGGTCACCAGCCGCCGTCAGGGCGTGCAGGTGGACTTCGAGCGCTTCGACGACTACTGGGATACCGAAAGCGAAGGTAACGTATCCGAGATCATTTTGACCCCGATCTCCGAGAACGCCTCCCGCGTGGCTGCCCTCCTCTCCGGCGGCGTGGACTTCATTGACGCCGTACCGCCCAACGATCTGGATCGCGTGCGTGAGGCACAGAATATTAATCTGATCGAGGTGCCCGGTACGCGCATCATCGGTTTCCAGCTCAACGAAGAGCGCGTCGAGGCGTTTCAGGATGTTCGCGTGCGCCAGGCCGTGGATCTGGCCATCAACCAGGAAGGCATCGCCGATCGTTTGATGCGCGGCTTCGCCACACCCGCCGGTCAGCTCTCCGCTGAAGGCTACGTCGGCCACAATCCAGAGCTTGTTCCGCGCTACGACATCGAACGCGCTCAAGAGTTGATGACGGAAGCGGGCTATGAAGATGGCTTCACCATCGACATGATCGCCCCGAACAACCGCTACGTGAACGATGCCCAGATCGCCCAGGCCGTCGCCAACATGCTCTCGCGCATCAACATCACCGTGAATCTTCGCACCATGCCGCTGGCCCAGTACTGGCCGGAGTACGACGAGCGCGGCTCGGACATGGCGATGGTCGGCTGGCACTCGGATACCGAAGACACCGCCAACCTGTTCCAGTACCTGACCTTCTGCCCGGATGAAGAGACCGGCGCTGGCCAGTACAACTACGGCGGCTACTGCAACGAGGAGATCGACGCGCTGGTGACCGAGGCCGACAGCGAAACCGATCTGGAAAAACGCGCCGAGATGCTGAAAGAAGCCGAAGCCATGCTTTACGAAGACGTGGGCTACATCACGCTTCACTGGCAGAACCTGGCTTACGCCGCTGCCGACGGTGTCGACATCGAGCCGGTCGTCAACGCGATCGACTTCCCCTACCTGGGCGATCTGGTCATCACCCGGTAA
- a CDS encoding glutaredoxin family protein — MRSVIRTFFRGVRLVVTPFMLAQEKLSTPQGKERTTDEQAQVDEACQALALYQFRSCPFCIKVRKEIARLNLPIETRDAQHDAEHRQALEQGGGKIKVPCLRIERDGGQTEWLYESSDINAWLESRFG, encoded by the coding sequence ATGCGTAGTGTGATTCGCACCTTCTTTCGCGGCGTTCGCCTGGTAGTGACGCCGTTCATGCTGGCTCAGGAAAAACTCTCCACGCCCCAGGGTAAGGAGCGCACGACTGATGAGCAGGCCCAGGTGGATGAAGCTTGCCAGGCACTTGCGCTTTACCAGTTTCGTAGCTGCCCGTTTTGCATCAAGGTACGCAAGGAGATCGCCCGGCTGAATCTCCCTATCGAAACCCGCGATGCCCAGCACGACGCCGAGCACCGACAGGCGCTCGAGCAAGGCGGTGGCAAGATCAAGGTGCCGTGTCTTCGCATCGAACGCGACGGCGGTCAGACCGAGTGGCTTTATGAGTCCAGCGACATCAACGCTTGGCTCGAATCGCGCTTTGGCTAG
- the mpl gene encoding UDP-N-acetylmuramate:L-alanyl-gamma-D-glutamyl-meso-diaminopimelate ligase, whose protein sequence is MHLHVIGICGTFMGSLALLARELGHRVSGSDANVYPPMSTQLEEAGIALMQGYRAENLGPDIDLVVVGNALSRGNPEVEALLNSTLRYTSGAQWLADYVLPSRQVIAVAGTHGKTTTASLLAWLLESAGQAPGFLIGGVPRNFGVSARLGAPNGPFVVEADEYDTAFFDKRSKFVHYRPHVAVLNNLEFDHADIFPDLAAIERQFHHLVRTVPGNGLLLVADHQPALSRVLDMGAWTPVTFFGSDAQSPWRYQLEQPDASRFKVIFEQGDTSEDGVVEWGLTGEHNACNALAALACARQLGVDLPRACAALSRFQTPRRRQEVRGDIAGVQVIDDFAHHPTAIAATLKGLRAATPKGRLLAVIEPRSNTMRLGALRDRLKACVDDADAVFWFEPAGLDWSMASLVDEQGHGALYHDIDALVSAVVAKALPQDRIVVMSNGGFAGVHERLLSALRARES, encoded by the coding sequence ATGCATCTGCATGTTATCGGTATCTGTGGCACTTTCATGGGGAGTTTGGCGCTGTTGGCCCGCGAGCTTGGCCACCGGGTCAGCGGATCGGATGCCAACGTCTACCCGCCCATGAGTACTCAGCTCGAGGAGGCGGGTATCGCCCTGATGCAGGGGTACCGCGCCGAGAATCTCGGCCCGGATATCGACCTGGTGGTGGTGGGCAACGCACTCTCGCGCGGAAACCCCGAGGTCGAGGCGCTTTTGAATTCGACGCTGCGCTACACCTCCGGCGCGCAGTGGCTCGCCGACTACGTGCTCCCCAGCCGCCAGGTCATCGCCGTTGCCGGCACCCACGGCAAAACCACCACGGCGAGCCTGCTCGCCTGGTTATTGGAGAGCGCGGGCCAGGCGCCGGGTTTTCTGATCGGCGGCGTGCCGCGCAACTTCGGCGTCTCGGCGCGCCTGGGGGCACCGAATGGCCCCTTCGTGGTCGAGGCCGACGAATACGACACCGCCTTTTTCGACAAGCGCTCCAAGTTCGTCCACTACCGTCCACACGTTGCCGTGCTCAATAATTTGGAGTTCGACCACGCCGATATTTTCCCGGACTTGGCCGCGATCGAGCGCCAGTTCCATCACCTGGTGCGCACCGTGCCGGGCAACGGCTTGCTGCTGGTGGCCGACCATCAGCCGGCGCTTTCGCGCGTGCTCGACATGGGCGCCTGGACACCGGTAACCTTTTTCGGGAGCGACGCGCAAAGCCCCTGGCGTTACCAGCTGGAGCAGCCGGATGCCAGCCGGTTCAAGGTCATTTTCGAGCAGGGCGACACCTCTGAGGATGGCGTGGTGGAGTGGGGGCTGACCGGCGAGCACAACGCCTGCAATGCGCTCGCCGCACTCGCCTGCGCGCGCCAGCTGGGCGTGGACCTGCCGCGGGCCTGTGCTGCGCTTTCACGCTTTCAAACCCCGCGCCGCCGCCAGGAAGTGCGCGGCGACATCGCCGGCGTTCAGGTGATCGACGATTTTGCCCACCACCCCACGGCAATCGCCGCGACCCTGAAAGGCCTACGCGCTGCCACGCCCAAGGGGCGGCTTCTGGCGGTCATCGAGCCGCGCTCGAATACCATGCGGCTGGGAGCGCTGCGTGACCGCCTGAAAGCCTGCGTAGACGATGCCGATGCGGTGTTCTGGTTCGAACCTGCCGGGCTTGACTGGTCGATGGCCTCGCTGGTCGACGAGCAGGGCCACGGCGCGCTCTATCACGATATCGACGCGCTGGTCAGTGCGGTGGTGGCCAAGGCGCTGCCTCAGGATCGCATCGTGGTGATGTCCAACGGCGGCTTTGCCGGGGTTCACGAACGGCTTTTGAGCGCGCTTCGCGCCAGGGAGAGCTAA
- a CDS encoding flavin prenyltransferase UbiX, which produces MSTQPGTAPTFKAPVSVALTGASGAQYGLRLIEVLIEAGHEVWVMISKAAHMVIATETDVDLPAKPERLQEALTALSGAFEGQIRCFGREDWMAPVASGSGAPSAMVICPCSTGTLSAVATGASNNLIERAADVALKERRTLVLVPRETPFSAIHLEHMLTLSRLGAVILPAAPGFYHRPRTIDEMIDFIVARILNQLGIAHTLMPRWGEGE; this is translated from the coding sequence ATGTCGACACAGCCAGGTACCGCGCCAACCTTCAAGGCGCCAGTGAGCGTGGCGCTGACCGGCGCTTCCGGCGCCCAGTACGGGCTGCGACTGATCGAGGTGCTCATCGAGGCCGGCCACGAGGTGTGGGTGATGATCTCCAAGGCCGCGCACATGGTGATCGCAACCGAAACCGATGTGGATCTGCCCGCCAAGCCCGAGCGTCTGCAGGAGGCCTTGACGGCGCTGAGCGGGGCCTTCGAGGGCCAGATTCGCTGCTTCGGCCGCGAGGACTGGATGGCGCCGGTCGCCTCGGGTTCCGGGGCGCCGTCGGCGATGGTGATCTGCCCCTGCTCGACCGGCACGCTGTCGGCGGTCGCCACGGGGGCGAGCAACAATTTGATCGAGCGCGCCGCAGACGTTGCGCTCAAGGAGCGGCGAACGCTGGTGCTGGTACCGCGGGAAACCCCGTTCTCGGCGATTCATCTCGAGCACATGCTGACGCTGAGCCGGCTGGGCGCGGTGATTTTACCTGCCGCTCCCGGGTTCTATCACCGCCCGCGCACGATCGATGAGATGATCGATTTCATCGTCGCGCGCATTCTCAATCAGCTCGGTATCGCCCACACCCTGATGCCGCGCTGGGGCGAAGGCGAATAG
- a CDS encoding LysE family translocator: MLSWATLSVFIPTFLFVSLTPGMCMTLSMVLGMTQGVKRTLWMMAGELLGVGLVAAAAGAGVAALMLKQPALFTVFKWVGGAYLAYLGVMMWRSRGRMAIPDQIETGKPAGRLQLASQGFVTAIANPKGWAFFVALLPPFLDSSRALFHQLVALIAVILVIEFASLLVYATGGKTLRKTLGKSGNVRLMNRIAGTLMIGVGLWLALG; encoded by the coding sequence ATGCTCTCCTGGGCCACGCTTTCCGTCTTCATTCCCACTTTTTTGTTCGTATCGCTGACGCCGGGTATGTGCATGACGCTTTCAATGGTGCTGGGCATGACCCAGGGCGTCAAACGCACGCTCTGGATGATGGCCGGGGAGCTTCTGGGCGTGGGGTTGGTGGCCGCAGCGGCGGGCGCTGGCGTGGCCGCGCTGATGCTCAAGCAGCCGGCGCTCTTTACCGTGTTCAAGTGGGTTGGCGGGGCGTATCTTGCGTATCTTGGCGTGATGATGTGGCGCTCGCGAGGGCGCATGGCGATTCCTGACCAGATCGAGACCGGAAAGCCTGCCGGGCGCCTTCAGCTGGCAAGCCAAGGGTTCGTCACGGCGATTGCCAACCCGAAAGGGTGGGCGTTTTTCGTCGCCCTTTTGCCGCCGTTTCTCGACAGCAGCCGGGCGCTTTTTCACCAGCTCGTCGCGCTGATCGCGGTGATTCTCGTCATCGAGTTTGCAAGCCTTCTGGTTTACGCCACCGGCGGCAAGACCCTTCGTAAAACGCTGGGCAAAAGCGGTAACGTGCGCCTGATGAACCGCATTGCCGGCACGCTGATGATCGGCGTGGGGCTCTGGCTGGCGCTGGGCTAG
- a CDS encoding bifunctional DedA family/phosphatase PAP2 family protein has product MSLAEQLMDLSLSPFTLLLLIFLISALESLAVVGLLVPGVVLVTAAASMAGHQGVDMLGLLLAAFFGAVAGDGVSFKLGYDYREQITRRWPLSQHPEWLERGRRFFERYGIYSVFIGRFVGPVRPIIPLIAGMMRMRPRTFVWANLSSALVWAPAYVLPGYLLGHTWQRYLTLPPNIEAALMVIGAITVALAVVFSWGRAQVGRHGRLYLMTARLARRLPLARRPWLAMSQSGEVPLASLLLLIIALTGFCAWTLYVLTSPESLTLDLQAQRLFDWLRTEPLLWFSLGLAKLGDKLGIAVLMTPWALWLVLKRRFDVLACWGAALGGVALLNIVGKAVFGRARPETPDYLVGSLSYPSAHTSGFVVVVGLAAAFIAAECSRRYRLWVYWAAIIIVLPMALSRLLLGVHWLSDLIGGALLGLSVCALTRLLWQHRARAPLSPCPFTALMGITVILVGLRIAFLPPV; this is encoded by the coding sequence GTGTCGCTCGCCGAACAGCTGATGGATCTATCGCTTTCACCTTTTACGCTGCTTCTTCTGATCTTTTTGATATCGGCGCTCGAGTCGCTGGCCGTGGTGGGCCTTTTGGTCCCCGGCGTGGTGCTGGTAACCGCAGCCGCCTCCATGGCGGGCCATCAGGGAGTGGATATGCTGGGGCTGTTGCTGGCCGCGTTTTTCGGCGCGGTCGCCGGCGACGGAGTCAGCTTCAAGCTCGGCTATGACTACCGCGAACAGATAACGCGCCGGTGGCCGCTGTCCCAGCATCCAGAGTGGCTGGAGCGCGGGAGGCGCTTTTTCGAGCGTTACGGTATCTATTCGGTGTTCATCGGCCGCTTCGTCGGGCCGGTGCGGCCCATCATTCCGCTGATTGCCGGCATGATGCGAATGCGCCCGCGTACCTTCGTATGGGCCAACCTGAGCTCGGCGCTGGTATGGGCACCCGCCTACGTGCTGCCGGGCTATCTTTTGGGCCACACCTGGCAGCGCTACCTGACACTTCCGCCTAACATCGAAGCCGCACTGATGGTCATTGGCGCGATCACAGTGGCACTGGCGGTCGTGTTCTCCTGGGGGCGCGCCCAGGTGGGACGCCACGGCCGGCTCTATTTGATGACCGCGCGCCTGGCGCGGCGTCTGCCTTTGGCGCGCCGCCCCTGGCTTGCCATGAGTCAGTCCGGCGAAGTACCGCTGGCCTCGCTGCTGCTGTTGATCATCGCACTGACGGGGTTCTGCGCCTGGACGTTGTACGTGCTGACCTCCCCGGAGTCGCTAACGCTCGATCTGCAGGCCCAGCGGCTGTTCGACTGGCTTCGAACCGAGCCGCTGCTGTGGTTTAGCCTGGGGTTGGCCAAACTCGGCGACAAGCTCGGCATTGCGGTACTGATGACGCCCTGGGCGCTGTGGCTTGTGCTCAAACGGCGCTTCGACGTGCTCGCGTGCTGGGGGGCAGCGCTTGGCGGCGTTGCGCTTTTAAATATTGTCGGCAAGGCGGTATTCGGCCGCGCCCGGCCGGAGACGCCGGATTACCTGGTTGGCTCGCTCTCCTACCCCAGCGCCCATACGTCCGGCTTCGTGGTAGTGGTGGGTCTTGCCGCCGCGTTCATCGCCGCCGAGTGTTCGCGTCGCTATCGCCTGTGGGTCTACTGGGCAGCGATCATCATCGTGCTGCCCATGGCGCTGTCGCGACTTCTGCTTGGCGTGCACTGGCTGAGTGACCTGATCGGCGGGGCGCTTCTGGGGCTTTCGGTCTGCGCGCTGACCCGGCTTTTATGGCAACACCGTGCGCGGGCGCCGCTGTCACCCTGCCCGTTTACCGCGCTGATGGGAATAACGGTAATACTGGTCGGCCTGCGCATCGCCTTTTTGCCGCCGGTATAG
- a CDS encoding diguanylate cyclase domain-containing protein — translation MTRYLHPRALMSLTYVACLLITACYTLWLYAMGYYRELMVPLFITLLLITAVLLHCGRALSPYGPRAILLASAYIGVSSAFYFGLAHSLLWLGLPVAAAFVLLPHWSALCLNLLYTPLWWLIPPVESDFFPLSFGYLAIILMFALPPWELARRHALLRASDPHDNECDAYDIDTLKERLSNEFQRARLLDKRLAVLVLHLPQLDMAEEQFGLRTKKALLEALCSEVNRRCRDHDLLGRLGGANFWLVLPDTSESGALLVRERLYRALSRRVLIETGPLEARIGVCLPRPDERFTPFILRLERLSETLHRH, via the coding sequence ATGACCCGATATTTACATCCGCGGGCGCTGATGTCACTGACGTATGTTGCCTGCCTGCTGATTACCGCCTGTTATACGCTGTGGCTCTACGCCATGGGCTACTATCGCGAACTGATGGTGCCGCTGTTTATCACGCTGCTACTGATAACGGCGGTGCTTTTGCACTGCGGCCGCGCTCTTTCGCCTTACGGGCCTCGGGCAATTTTGCTTGCCAGCGCCTATATCGGCGTCTCCTCGGCCTTCTACTTCGGCCTGGCACACTCACTGCTTTGGCTGGGCCTTCCGGTGGCGGCGGCGTTCGTGCTGCTCCCGCACTGGAGCGCGCTTTGTTTGAATTTGCTCTATACGCCGCTTTGGTGGCTGATACCGCCGGTCGAAAGCGATTTTTTTCCTCTTTCCTTCGGCTATTTGGCGATCATTTTAATGTTCGCTTTGCCGCCCTGGGAGCTGGCCAGACGCCATGCGCTGCTGCGCGCCTCTGATCCTCATGACAACGAATGCGACGCTTACGATATCGATACGCTCAAGGAGCGGCTGAGCAACGAGTTCCAGCGCGCGCGGCTGCTCGACAAACGACTGGCGGTGTTGGTGCTCCATTTGCCCCAGCTCGACATGGCCGAAGAGCAGTTCGGCCTTCGCACGAAAAAAGCGCTGCTGGAGGCGCTTTGTAGCGAGGTCAACCGCCGCTGTCGCGATCACGACCTGCTGGGCCGCTTGGGCGGTGCGAATTTTTGGCTGGTTCTGCCGGACACCAGCGAAAGCGGCGCGCTACTGGTACGCGAGCGTCTTTATCGGGCGCTTTCAAGGCGAGTGCTGATCGAAACCGGCCCGCTCGAGGCGCGCATCGGTGTATGCTTACCGCGGCCCGACGAGCGTTTTACTCCCTTCATTCTGCGTCTCGAGCGGCTATCGGAAACGCTACATCGTCATTGA